From the Gordonia bronchialis DSM 43247 genome, one window contains:
- a CDS encoding DEAD/DEAH box helicase, giving the protein MLAAETQESIVEYLTTTFALSDPATQTALRDFLGDTDTGIFRGPYLKIRTPYQPVGDGWVSPLEWMPSGFRPFQHQAEAFARLSTNGKAAQPTIVTTGTGSGKTESFLVPLLDHCKRAAARGERGIKAIILYPMNALVTDQARRLADYLHGDERLAGVSAGVYIGGEGKRRHAGPHALIDHRDTLRDNPPDILLTNYRMLDLLLLRQADTRLWDNATTTLQYLVLDEFHTYDGAQGTDVAMLIRRLGSRLGLEGAAGPLGRVTPVATSATLGGGSQSVELRRFASTVFGSDFGSDSVVGETSLAPIDVVREVDFTLDIPSVAEILAVPEPVADDPASWEPLARTVLAGGQSGAEDFSDPVTIGGALRRHFLTRVVIDVLGAQPRTVADAVLDVAQAGILPWGVHNSTAPREAQTALLRFLALLSIARVRDVSGSLRPLVNVQVQMWVRELSRMLRLVSDTPDFRWWHSGPAEGQRHLPATYCRVCGRSGWMAATTELGDSLSGESPAIWRNSARSGSRAKNRVMLAANPAEDGVRHLDPETLEVHAAPREGTVAVHISIDDEEAAGEVCPSCGARNAIRYMGSSVATLLSVGLTTEFGSRLLPDAEKKTLVFTDSVQDAAHRAAFIEGRAFAFNFRSALYACVEDGNRTLAEVGQALATRATTDELYAITPPDFARRLTTDADWLDHDDGTLRRILATRLVFQSQLEVGLGTRTGRTLELTSSLAVDVDVDLAYFGAAARDVHQNLPQLSVTDLPDDASYRIWLLGLLDHLRTGGGILHPWLTTYITQEGKRWSIWGGSADGMPKFPRGRPAPSFYTTGTAGETDFQSLSPRGESWLTDWTKRCLGVTAGEARAMLMSVVALLAGDNGPLHDRAGEKGARIFGLDPQSVTLHTDELGRLVCPTCHHLQPCSASRIEIWEKAPCPRMRCTGRLEPAEIPAANFYRTMYRGGRIRRIVSAEHTGLLGRDEREEVETRFKVGGSASDPNILACTPTLELGIDIGDLSTVSLASLPRSTAGYLQRVGRAGRSTGNAFVFAAVPTSPRDLYYFAQPEHLLAGEVLPPGAYLEATELLQRQYLAFCLDRIAGGALRIGPPMPARLADCLDNGMDEGRWLRGVVDTCTAGAAKLSADFLGLFGEHLSDLAREQLGDFASDGLRLQVAAVAARWVEETDEIRDRMSALSEAIAVLDGHGHLDDAQREDRKRCAGEFKALSDQLYDRATIETLTGLSGVGLLPNYNLLDDSTTLDVHLWWTVGREGNTSQGDKPQTEALDLTYERGSSTALTELAPGAYFYAGGKRVEIDAMDIGPATKPHWRRTRLCPDCGWGTTDSATVPSCPRCHSGAVSDSGAVHKVLELRKVSAVHRLDDVLIDEEVEDRTRTFFGTITGVDIEPKDINRAWRLKNTAFGAEYARSATIRTVNTGYGDAPGEQITIAGEARTAPGFTTCEHCGVVAPGPNSTDKVRHRGYCVTRRGGTEKWTRLLLSHELRTQAVRLLLPVSLLNFETTLASFKGALLLGLRKDFGGDPQHLAVVASSMSDTQGATRRFLVLHDTVPGGTGYLDRFGDPQRMHQILSLARDALAQCPCRTEEQQACHRCLYGVLPARDMEHASREAALRLIEEFLSEWDVESIGTVTGIDIGKVQLSELEIRFRELLKSRLDAREGASYEVALGGKGEELDIRIPAPDGRTRRWRMRPLVQMSHSGVATEPDFLFTRVDAQTADVAIYLDGKQFHASVEHNRTDDDARKRDALRRSDIRVWSISWDDVIADETGSAKQRSADIVHQHIKNLVAENVSDNRVRHIWANPIEFLLEYIADPDATVWGEGAEATVFELVTGPAEHGTAQHFRVAPSELATALIDAAAGAAMTDDETGSVMVVPRHGLSGLPLIICAVPDSFRTTLGVFTLLDDRANVVGGPEHDARWRAWLRWSNILQFLTLPRYGDLMPQRMAAIWTTRSVDDFLAVPVPLAITAGGRADMITPLSGEWEIVREYADPVVDDLVTGLAQAGLDAPEVGLELGPDESIWQVELGWEEPKVAVVTDVDEAREAWLDDNGWKVFRVDTTTGAGVDDVATCLTEGTR; this is encoded by the coding sequence TTGCTGGCGGCAGAGACGCAAGAATCGATCGTCGAATACCTGACGACAACCTTCGCCCTCTCCGATCCCGCGACCCAGACGGCGTTGCGCGACTTCCTCGGTGACACCGACACCGGCATCTTTCGCGGGCCCTACCTCAAGATCCGCACCCCGTACCAACCTGTCGGTGACGGCTGGGTGTCACCGCTGGAGTGGATGCCGTCGGGCTTTCGGCCCTTTCAACACCAGGCAGAGGCGTTTGCGCGACTCTCCACCAACGGGAAGGCGGCCCAGCCGACGATCGTCACGACCGGCACCGGATCGGGAAAGACGGAGTCGTTTCTCGTTCCGCTCCTGGATCACTGCAAGAGAGCCGCGGCCCGCGGCGAGCGGGGAATCAAGGCGATCATCCTGTACCCGATGAACGCACTCGTCACCGATCAAGCTCGTCGCCTTGCCGATTATCTGCACGGTGATGAGCGCCTCGCCGGCGTGAGCGCCGGTGTCTACATCGGCGGTGAGGGTAAACGAAGGCATGCCGGCCCCCATGCCCTGATCGATCACCGGGACACCCTGCGCGACAACCCACCCGACATCCTGCTCACCAACTACCGGATGCTCGATCTGCTCTTGCTGCGCCAGGCCGACACCCGCCTGTGGGACAACGCGACGACCACACTGCAGTATCTGGTGCTAGACGAGTTCCACACCTACGACGGAGCTCAGGGCACCGACGTCGCCATGCTCATCCGCCGTCTCGGTTCCCGGTTGGGACTGGAAGGTGCGGCCGGCCCGTTGGGGCGGGTCACCCCGGTCGCCACCTCGGCCACCCTTGGTGGTGGCTCACAATCCGTCGAACTCCGTCGCTTCGCGAGCACCGTGTTCGGCTCCGACTTCGGGTCCGATTCGGTCGTAGGAGAGACCTCGTTGGCACCCATCGACGTTGTCCGCGAAGTCGATTTCACCCTTGACATCCCCTCGGTCGCCGAGATCCTGGCCGTCCCAGAACCCGTCGCCGACGACCCGGCCTCGTGGGAGCCACTGGCACGTACCGTCCTCGCCGGCGGGCAATCGGGCGCCGAGGACTTCTCCGATCCCGTCACCATCGGTGGTGCACTGCGCCGACATTTCCTCACCCGCGTCGTCATCGACGTCCTGGGCGCGCAGCCCCGTACCGTCGCAGACGCAGTGCTGGACGTCGCGCAGGCGGGCATCCTCCCGTGGGGAGTGCACAACTCGACGGCCCCACGCGAGGCGCAGACCGCGCTGCTGAGATTCCTTGCGCTGCTGTCGATAGCGCGGGTGCGAGACGTCTCCGGATCGCTGCGCCCTCTGGTCAATGTTCAGGTCCAGATGTGGGTACGGGAACTCAGCCGCATGCTCCGACTGGTCTCCGACACCCCCGACTTCCGTTGGTGGCACTCGGGTCCCGCCGAAGGACAACGACATCTGCCCGCGACCTACTGCCGAGTGTGCGGACGATCCGGATGGATGGCCGCGACCACCGAACTCGGCGACAGCCTCTCCGGTGAATCACCGGCCATCTGGCGCAACAGCGCGCGGTCCGGCAGCCGTGCGAAAAACCGCGTGATGCTCGCAGCCAACCCGGCCGAAGACGGGGTTCGTCACCTCGACCCCGAAACCCTCGAGGTGCATGCGGCGCCGCGCGAGGGCACCGTGGCCGTTCACATCTCCATCGATGACGAGGAAGCCGCAGGCGAGGTCTGTCCATCATGCGGCGCCCGAAACGCGATCCGGTACATGGGCTCGAGCGTCGCAACCCTGCTCAGTGTCGGCCTCACCACGGAGTTCGGTTCACGTCTGCTCCCTGATGCGGAGAAGAAGACCCTGGTGTTCACCGACTCAGTCCAGGACGCCGCCCACCGCGCCGCGTTCATCGAGGGCCGCGCCTTCGCGTTCAACTTCCGCTCGGCTCTGTACGCCTGTGTGGAGGACGGGAACCGCACCCTCGCCGAGGTCGGGCAAGCACTCGCCACCCGGGCCACCACCGACGAGCTGTACGCCATCACCCCGCCCGATTTTGCCCGGCGCCTCACCACCGACGCCGACTGGCTGGACCACGACGACGGGACCCTGCGACGAATCCTGGCCACCAGACTCGTTTTTCAGTCCCAACTCGAGGTCGGACTGGGCACACGCACCGGCCGCACACTCGAACTCACGTCCTCACTAGCCGTCGATGTCGACGTCGACCTGGCGTATTTCGGCGCGGCTGCACGCGACGTCCACCAGAACCTGCCCCAGCTGAGCGTGACCGACCTCCCCGACGACGCGTCCTATCGCATCTGGCTGCTCGGACTCCTCGACCACCTCAGGACCGGCGGTGGCATCCTCCACCCGTGGCTGACGACCTACATCACGCAAGAGGGCAAGCGGTGGTCGATCTGGGGAGGTAGCGCCGACGGCATGCCCAAGTTCCCACGCGGTCGACCGGCACCGTCGTTCTACACCACGGGTACCGCGGGAGAGACCGACTTCCAATCACTGAGTCCGCGTGGCGAATCCTGGCTGACCGACTGGACCAAGAGATGCCTGGGAGTCACCGCAGGCGAGGCGAGAGCCATGCTCATGAGCGTCGTCGCCCTGCTCGCCGGCGACAACGGACCCCTGCACGACCGCGCAGGAGAGAAAGGCGCGCGCATCTTTGGCCTCGATCCGCAGTCGGTGACGCTCCACACCGATGAGCTCGGGCGGCTGGTGTGCCCCACGTGCCACCACCTCCAACCATGCTCTGCCTCTCGCATCGAGATCTGGGAGAAAGCACCGTGCCCCCGGATGCGGTGCACCGGACGACTCGAACCAGCCGAGATCCCGGCCGCGAATTTCTACCGAACGATGTACCGAGGCGGCCGCATCCGTCGCATCGTCAGTGCCGAACACACCGGCCTCCTGGGACGAGACGAGCGTGAAGAGGTCGAAACCCGATTCAAGGTCGGCGGCTCGGCGTCGGATCCCAACATCCTCGCGTGTACACCGACACTCGAACTAGGCATCGACATCGGAGATCTGAGCACCGTGTCGTTGGCCTCGCTGCCACGCTCGACTGCGGGCTACCTCCAGCGAGTCGGTCGTGCGGGCCGGTCCACTGGCAACGCATTCGTGTTCGCGGCGGTACCCACCTCACCTCGCGACCTGTACTACTTCGCCCAACCCGAGCACCTTCTCGCCGGCGAGGTACTGCCACCCGGCGCGTATCTGGAGGCCACCGAACTCCTGCAACGCCAATACCTGGCATTCTGCCTCGACCGGATCGCCGGCGGCGCTCTGCGTATCGGGCCCCCGATGCCGGCGAGATTGGCCGACTGCCTCGACAACGGGATGGACGAGGGCCGATGGCTACGTGGCGTCGTCGACACCTGCACGGCCGGAGCCGCGAAGCTGTCCGCCGACTTCCTGGGTCTCTTCGGCGAGCACCTCAGCGATCTCGCACGAGAACAGTTGGGTGACTTCGCATCCGACGGCCTTCGTCTGCAGGTGGCAGCCGTCGCTGCGCGATGGGTGGAGGAGACCGACGAGATCCGGGACCGGATGAGCGCCCTCTCGGAGGCGATCGCCGTCCTCGACGGTCACGGTCACCTCGACGATGCCCAGCGCGAAGACCGTAAGCGTTGCGCGGGCGAATTCAAGGCCCTCTCGGACCAGCTCTACGACCGCGCCACCATCGAGACGTTGACCGGCCTCTCCGGGGTGGGGCTGTTGCCGAACTACAACCTCCTCGATGACTCCACGACCCTCGACGTGCACCTCTGGTGGACCGTCGGACGAGAGGGCAACACCTCTCAAGGGGACAAACCCCAGACCGAGGCCCTCGACCTCACCTATGAGCGGGGCAGCTCCACCGCATTGACCGAACTCGCGCCCGGTGCCTACTTCTACGCAGGCGGAAAGCGCGTCGAGATCGACGCCATGGACATCGGGCCCGCAACCAAGCCGCACTGGCGTCGAACCCGACTCTGTCCTGATTGTGGTTGGGGGACAACCGACTCCGCAACCGTACCGTCGTGCCCGCGTTGCCATTCCGGTGCGGTGTCTGATTCGGGTGCGGTCCACAAGGTCCTCGAACTGCGCAAGGTGTCGGCGGTTCACCGACTCGACGACGTCCTCATCGACGAGGAGGTGGAGGACCGCACGAGGACCTTCTTCGGCACCATCACCGGTGTCGACATCGAACCCAAGGACATCAATCGGGCGTGGCGGCTCAAGAACACGGCGTTCGGAGCCGAGTATGCGCGGTCGGCGACGATCAGGACCGTCAACACCGGCTATGGCGATGCGCCCGGCGAACAGATCACCATCGCGGGCGAGGCCCGCACCGCACCGGGTTTCACCACCTGTGAACACTGCGGGGTGGTGGCGCCCGGACCCAACTCCACGGACAAGGTCCGCCACCGCGGCTATTGCGTCACCCGTCGAGGTGGGACCGAGAAATGGACGCGCCTGCTGCTGTCGCACGAACTGCGTACTCAGGCCGTCCGACTCCTGCTGCCCGTCTCGCTGCTGAACTTCGAGACGACCCTCGCGTCGTTCAAGGGCGCTCTGCTCCTGGGACTGCGCAAGGACTTCGGCGGTGACCCGCAGCACCTGGCGGTCGTGGCCTCCAGCATGAGCGACACCCAAGGGGCCACCCGACGGTTTCTCGTGCTGCACGACACGGTTCCCGGCGGAACGGGATACCTCGATAGGTTCGGCGACCCACAACGCATGCATCAGATTCTGTCCCTCGCCAGAGACGCACTTGCACAGTGCCCGTGCAGAACCGAAGAGCAGCAGGCATGCCACCGTTGCCTTTACGGGGTTCTGCCGGCCCGGGACATGGAACACGCATCTCGCGAAGCCGCATTACGGTTGATCGAGGAGTTCCTCTCCGAGTGGGATGTCGAGAGTATCGGGACGGTCACCGGAATCGACATCGGCAAGGTGCAACTCAGTGAGCTGGAGATCCGATTCCGCGAGTTGCTCAAGTCCCGGTTGGACGCGCGAGAAGGGGCGTCCTACGAGGTCGCGCTCGGAGGCAAGGGCGAGGAACTCGACATCCGGATACCGGCCCCAGACGGTCGGACGCGACGCTGGCGGATGCGTCCGCTGGTTCAGATGAGCCACAGCGGCGTGGCGACCGAGCCAGACTTCCTGTTCACCCGCGTTGACGCCCAGACCGCCGACGTCGCCATTTATCTGGACGGCAAGCAGTTCCATGCGAGCGTCGAGCACAATCGTACCGACGACGATGCGCGCAAGCGTGACGCGTTGCGCCGCTCCGACATCCGGGTCTGGTCGATCTCATGGGATGACGTCATCGCCGATGAGACGGGCTCGGCCAAGCAGCGTTCCGCCGACATCGTCCACCAGCACATCAAGAATCTCGTTGCCGAGAACGTGTCCGACAACCGTGTGCGCCACATCTGGGCCAACCCCATCGAGTTCCTGCTCGAATACATCGCCGACCCCGACGCCACGGTCTGGGGAGAAGGGGCAGAGGCCACCGTCTTCGAATTGGTGACCGGCCCGGCAGAGCATGGCACCGCCCAGCACTTCCGGGTGGCACCGTCGGAACTGGCCACCGCTCTGATCGACGCGGCCGCCGGGGCGGCGATGACGGATGACGAGACCGGCTCGGTCATGGTCGTTCCCCGCCACGGGCTCAGCGGTCTCCCACTGATCATCTGCGCAGTGCCGGACTCCTTCCGGACCACGCTCGGGGTGTTCACACTGCTCGACGACCGGGCGAACGTGGTCGGCGGACCAGAGCACGACGCACGGTGGCGGGCCTGGCTGCGGTGGTCCAACATCCTGCAGTTCCTCACCCTGCCGCGCTACGGCGACCTCATGCCCCAGCGCATGGCCGCGATATGGACCACCAGGTCGGTCGACGACTTCCTCGCCGTTCCGGTGCCGTTGGCGATCACCGCAGGCGGTCGCGCCGACATGATCACCCCGCTGTCCGGAGAATGGGAGATCGTCCGCGAGTACGCCGATCCCGTCGTCGACGATCTCGTGACCGGTTTGGCCCAGGCCGGTCTCGACGCCCCCGAGGTCGGATTGGAACTGGGCCCCGACGAGTCGATCTGGCAGGTCGAATTGGGTTGGGAGGAACCGAAGGTGGCCGTGGTGACCGATGTCGACGAGGCTCGCGAGGCATGGTTGGACGACAACGGTTGGAAGGTGTTCCGCGTGGACACCACGACAGGTGCCGGTGTGGACGACGTCGCCACATGTCTGACGGAAGGGACACGATGA
- a CDS encoding UvrD-helicase domain-containing protein, which yields MTRYVQMHEMFQGSYNKLDGSIKSRVLNFMVKLQQDPDGSGLDFKQPKGAADKHIRTARVTDNYRAVLMDPGGQSALYLIAVMKHDDAYEFAEKVTVQVNEKTGAAELFDKVALKTAVDTAPVAQPSEQPFMPSTVRTSDLERFGVEPGIAERLTEVTGEEAFLAIAGALPSTQGGAVLDLAFGKSPDDVWKDYALQEPGPIDTDDLEKALERPISRLAFTAAAGDNEAELRAVLEGDFAKWRVWLHPLQRDLATHDGWNGPFRVTGGAGTGKTVTALHRARHLARRIEDSGSGEKVLLTTYTRNLVRDIEAQLIMLAGKEITGLVDVLNVDALARKVLTAGDNGRVLVNSSSIVQDSDTRVAQLWATAAQTATGKWEPGFLSDEWALVVLGNSIEDEAGYLRVPRTGRSQRLSRPQRADVWKVVEHFQRLMRAEGLITFTELAARAASALAADPGLRDRFGYRNAVIDEAQDLHPAHWKMLRALVAPDTDDLFIVGDAHQRIYGRPTPLSRYGIETRGRSRRLTINYRTSREILRWTLLMADPDVDDLDVDSDTLQGARSVFGGPEPEMLGFESHGEENSGIGTLIKTWRAEGLELRDIAVFTYEKRHVDEICDALESEGVPSAAVGPNTAEEKLGDAVRVMTMHRAKGLEYRGVILARMGEKDFPPPFLLRKAGDELGRERKKLRSVLYVAGSRARERMAIAYSGKPAKMLS from the coding sequence ATGACCCGATATGTGCAGATGCACGAAATGTTCCAGGGCTCCTACAACAAGCTGGACGGAAGCATCAAGTCCCGGGTCCTGAACTTCATGGTCAAGCTCCAACAGGACCCCGACGGAAGCGGCCTGGATTTCAAGCAGCCAAAAGGGGCAGCCGACAAGCACATTCGGACAGCCCGCGTCACCGACAACTACCGTGCCGTACTGATGGACCCTGGTGGGCAATCCGCCCTCTACCTCATTGCGGTGATGAAGCACGACGACGCATACGAGTTCGCCGAGAAGGTCACCGTCCAGGTCAATGAGAAGACCGGAGCTGCAGAACTTTTCGACAAGGTGGCTTTGAAGACCGCTGTGGACACAGCACCCGTCGCCCAGCCGAGCGAACAACCATTCATGCCATCGACCGTCCGCACCTCAGACCTCGAACGCTTCGGCGTGGAACCCGGGATCGCCGAGCGCCTCACCGAGGTGACCGGCGAAGAAGCCTTCCTGGCAATCGCGGGCGCGCTTCCGTCCACGCAGGGCGGAGCCGTCCTCGACCTCGCCTTCGGCAAGAGCCCCGATGACGTGTGGAAGGACTACGCCCTCCAGGAACCCGGGCCCATCGACACCGACGACCTGGAGAAGGCGCTCGAGCGCCCCATCTCCCGGCTCGCGTTCACCGCCGCGGCCGGCGATAACGAGGCCGAGCTGCGCGCCGTGCTCGAAGGAGACTTCGCGAAGTGGCGCGTGTGGCTGCATCCGCTGCAGCGTGATCTGGCCACCCATGATGGGTGGAACGGTCCGTTCCGTGTCACCGGTGGCGCGGGGACCGGCAAGACCGTCACCGCCCTACATCGTGCCCGCCATCTCGCCCGACGCATCGAGGACAGCGGCAGTGGCGAGAAGGTGCTGCTCACCACCTACACCCGAAACCTGGTGCGAGACATCGAAGCCCAGCTGATCATGTTGGCCGGCAAGGAGATCACCGGCCTTGTCGACGTCCTCAATGTCGACGCACTGGCGCGTAAGGTTCTCACCGCCGGTGACAACGGTCGCGTCCTCGTCAATTCCTCGAGCATCGTGCAGGACAGCGACACCCGGGTTGCGCAGCTGTGGGCCACCGCCGCCCAGACGGCAACCGGGAAGTGGGAGCCGGGCTTCCTTTCCGACGAATGGGCGCTGGTGGTGCTGGGCAACTCCATCGAGGACGAGGCCGGGTACCTTCGTGTACCCAGGACGGGCCGCTCACAGCGACTCTCCAGACCCCAGCGTGCCGACGTCTGGAAGGTCGTCGAACACTTCCAACGCCTGATGCGTGCCGAGGGACTCATCACCTTCACCGAGCTCGCGGCGCGGGCTGCATCGGCCCTCGCCGCGGACCCGGGACTGCGCGACAGGTTCGGCTATCGGAACGCCGTCATCGACGAGGCCCAGGATCTGCACCCAGCCCACTGGAAGATGCTGCGCGCTCTCGTCGCGCCGGACACCGACGACCTCTTCATCGTCGGCGACGCACACCAACGTATCTACGGCCGCCCGACACCGTTGTCCCGCTACGGAATCGAGACTCGAGGACGATCGCGACGGCTCACGATCAACTATCGCACGAGTCGCGAGATCCTTCGGTGGACCCTGCTAATGGCTGACCCCGACGTCGACGACCTCGACGTGGACTCCGACACCCTCCAAGGCGCCCGATCGGTGTTCGGGGGACCCGAGCCGGAAATGCTCGGTTTCGAGTCTCACGGTGAGGAGAACAGCGGAATCGGGACCCTGATCAAGACCTGGCGGGCAGAGGGGCTGGAACTTCGCGACATCGCGGTGTTCACCTACGAAAAGCGTCATGTCGATGAGATCTGCGATGCTCTCGAGTCCGAAGGGGTGCCCAGCGCCGCCGTGGGGCCGAACACGGCGGAGGAGAAACTGGGTGATGCGGTTCGTGTGATGACCATGCACCGCGCCAAGGGTCTCGAATATCGAGGCGTGATCCTCGCGCGGATGGGCGAAAAGGACTTCCCGCCTCCATTTCTGCTCCGGAAAGCGGGCGACGAACTCGGCCGCGAGCGGAAGAAACTGCGAAGTGTTCTCTACGTTGCCGGTTCGAGGGCGCGTGAACGGATGGCGATCGCCTATTCCGGCAAGCCTGCGAAGATGCTCTCATGA
- a CDS encoding UvrD-helicase domain-containing protein, with protein MTETTAAGDAVAFELDESQRAVAEAPADARLLVIAGAGQGKTEVVASRIEYLVEDEGLSASTEIMALSFSRAAVHAVRTRLDVRDIARTDVRTFDSLASYLLSQNGIEPAGDFNERVRAATRLLTTSAEVDGVEDIAHIILDEVQDLVGDRAEMVLALLSRLDESAGFTALGDPLQALYDFTLDDSRSKLTSSEFIDALTKSHGGTELSLDRNYRARGEFPRGVIELGNKMRDEQRGEAAQIITEFESTLPHSGEIRDWHFLDDASAGRTAVLCATNGEVLRVSNFLSEQGIDHVVRRPAQDFGAAKWIAELFEGVEGPELARSDVESAIESKLAARLRDEAWYLLKGAEGRSRTMNQLNLPRLRSLISTHAMPLTLTEPDQAHVIVSTIHRAKGLEFERAYFVHPNSPMNDQNDWPAIRQRYVALSRARDMVAVIDIPTEWVWFDKRNGRSRERKKGKSGKHYTLAVELRGNDVMDSRPLQGDPRRAHEIQRNLAEVSPGQEIFGVFDPTQSTADKPIFCLSTSKGAELGFTDKWFGRALAYDFGWRREFRDGWDGAVVEGVRLVSVETVAGDPRVTEAAGLGPSGFWLVPRVFGLVAPKPS; from the coding sequence ATGACCGAGACGACAGCCGCTGGGGACGCTGTCGCGTTCGAACTCGACGAATCGCAACGTGCTGTCGCCGAGGCGCCCGCAGACGCGCGACTCCTGGTGATCGCGGGAGCCGGGCAGGGCAAGACCGAGGTGGTGGCATCTCGGATCGAGTATCTCGTAGAAGATGAGGGGCTTTCGGCGTCCACCGAGATCATGGCACTGAGCTTCTCGCGTGCTGCGGTACATGCAGTGCGAACGCGACTTGACGTGCGAGACATCGCGCGTACAGACGTGAGGACGTTTGATTCGCTGGCGTCGTATCTGTTGTCGCAGAACGGTATCGAGCCTGCGGGGGACTTCAACGAGAGGGTTCGTGCCGCCACCAGACTGCTGACGACTTCGGCTGAAGTCGACGGGGTGGAGGACATCGCGCACATCATTCTCGACGAGGTCCAGGACCTCGTTGGTGACCGTGCAGAGATGGTATTGGCGTTGCTGTCGCGCCTGGACGAGTCTGCGGGGTTTACAGCCCTGGGTGATCCACTGCAGGCCCTCTATGATTTCACCCTCGACGACTCTCGGAGCAAACTCACATCGAGCGAGTTCATCGACGCCCTCACGAAATCCCACGGTGGCACCGAACTAAGCCTCGACCGCAACTATCGCGCCCGCGGCGAATTCCCGCGCGGCGTGATCGAACTGGGCAACAAGATGAGAGACGAGCAGAGGGGCGAAGCAGCTCAGATCATCACGGAGTTCGAGAGCACACTGCCACACTCGGGCGAAATCCGGGATTGGCACTTTCTCGATGACGCCTCCGCTGGTCGGACGGCGGTGCTGTGCGCAACGAACGGCGAGGTCCTGAGGGTGTCCAACTTCCTGTCTGAGCAGGGCATTGATCATGTCGTCCGACGACCCGCGCAGGACTTTGGCGCCGCCAAATGGATCGCGGAGCTGTTCGAGGGGGTCGAGGGACCGGAGTTGGCGAGGTCTGACGTCGAGTCGGCGATCGAGAGCAAACTCGCGGCTCGACTTCGGGACGAGGCGTGGTACCTGCTCAAGGGTGCCGAAGGGCGCTCGCGCACCATGAATCAGCTCAACCTCCCTCGCCTGCGCAGCTTGATATCGACCCACGCGATGCCGCTGACCCTCACTGAACCCGACCAAGCGCATGTGATCGTCTCCACGATCCACCGAGCCAAAGGACTTGAATTCGAACGAGCGTACTTCGTGCACCCGAATAGCCCGATGAACGATCAGAACGATTGGCCGGCCATCCGTCAGAGATACGTTGCGCTGAGCCGGGCGCGCGACATGGTCGCGGTGATCGACATCCCCACCGAGTGGGTCTGGTTCGACAAACGGAATGGGCGATCGCGGGAACGCAAGAAGGGCAAGTCCGGGAAGCACTACACTCTTGCGGTGGAGCTACGTGGCAATGATGTGATGGACTCGCGGCCACTGCAGGGCGACCCGAGAAGGGCGCACGAGATCCAGAGGAATCTCGCCGAGGTTTCGCCGGGCCAGGAGATCTTCGGGGTGTTCGATCCCACCCAGTCCACAGCGGACAAACCGATATTCTGCCTGAGCACCTCGAAGGGCGCGGAACTCGGCTTCACCGATAAGTGGTTCGGGAGAGCACTTGCCTACGATTTCGGCTGGCGACGCGAGTTCCGTGATGGTTGGGATGGAGCCGTTGTCGAGGGAGTGCGCTTGGTGTCAGTTGAGACGGTTGCAGGAGATCCGCGAGTGACAGAGGCTGCCGGTCTGGGTCCCTCGGGATTCTGGTTGGTACCGCGGGTATTCGGGTTGGTTGCGCCGAAACCGTCGTGA